In a single window of the Raphanus sativus cultivar WK10039 chromosome 9, ASM80110v3, whole genome shotgun sequence genome:
- the LOC108826766 gene encoding protein trichome birefringence-like 2, which translates to MDPSKKLLFPDQFLSARRRNILSRFTLGIAASLVLVTLLSLTNSSFNVPFVSPLLQGLRNSNLNNNNPSSSVSPQFNSSESSSSPPNQVEEKKPEVVPVPDVKAPSFESGQARGTGPKNTSLSGEGKEVSSFESGQRSGLTVKDPSLSEDDKVSSRNDQNTLEANATTISVGNNSSSLLSADASKEKNATVEADRSRVSYEDCDIYDGNWVRADDETMPYYPPGSCPYIDRDFNCQANKRPDDGYVKWKWQPNGCDIPRLNGTDFLEKLRGKKLVFVGDSINRNMWESLVCILRHSLKDKKRVYEISGRREFKKRGFYAFRFEDYNCTVDFVGSPFFVRESSFRGVNGTTLETLRLDMMDKTTSMYRDADILIFNTGHWWTHDKTKLGENYYQEGNVVYPRLKVLEAYKRALTTWAKWVDKNIDRNQTHVVFRGYSETHFRGGPWNSGGQCHNETEPIYNTHYLKKYPSKMRALEYILRDTMKTPVIYMNISRLTDFRKDGHPSIYRTVYKTEKEKREAVSHQDCSHWCLPGVPDTWNQLLYVSLLKAGLASKW; encoded by the exons ATGGATCCGTCGAAGAAGCTCTTGTTCCCCGACCAGTTCTTGTCTGCGAGAAGAAGAAACATCCTGTCCAGATTCACACTAGGAATCGCTGCTTCACTCGTTCTCGTCACACTTCTCTCCCTCACTAACTCCTCCTTCAACGTCCCCTTCGTCTCTCCTCTGCTTCAAGGTCTCAGAAACTCCAATCTGAACAACAACAacccttcttcttctgtttctccTCAATTCAATTCTTCAGagtcatcttcttctcctcccaATCAAGTTGAAGAGAAGAAGCCTGAAGTAGTTCCAGTTCCAGATGTCAAAGCTCCAAGCTTCGAATCTGGACAAGCAAGAGGTACTGGTCCGAAGAATACGAGTTTGTCTGGAGAAGGTAAAGAAGTCTCAAGCTTTGAATCTGGACAAAGATCTGGCCTAACAGTGAAGGATCCGAGTTTGTCTGAAGATGATAAAGTCTCAAGCCGAAATGACCAAAATACCCTCGAAGCAAATGCTACTACTATAAGTGTAGGCAATAATAGCTCGAGCTTACTATCTGCCGACGCAAGCAAAGAGAAAAATGCCACCGTAGAAGCAGATCGGAGCAGAGTTTCTTACGAGGATTGTGATATCTACGATGGAAACTGGGTGAGAGCTGATGATGAAACGATGCCGTATTACCCACCTGGTTCGTGTCCTTATATAGACAGAGATTTCAACTGTCAAGCTAATAAACGACCTGACGATGGTTATGTTAAATGGAAATGGCAGCCAAACGGTTGTGACATTCCCAG GTTGAACGGGACAGACTTTCTTGAGAAGCTAAGAGGGAAGAAGCTTGTTTTCGTCGGAGACTCCATCAACAGAAACATGTGGGAGTCTCTTGTTTGCATTCTTAGACACAGCCTCAAGGACAAGAAACGTGTGTATGAGATCTCAGggagaagagagttcaagaagaGAGGCTTCTACGCTTTCAGATTCGAGGACTATAACTGCACGGTTGATTTCGTTGGCTCTCCCTTCTTTGTAAGGGAATCGAGTTTCAGAGGCGTGAACGGGACGACACTGGAGACGTTAAGGTTGGATATGATGgacaagactacatccatgtaTCGAGATGCTGATATACTGATATTCAACACTGGTCATTGGTGGACTCATGACAAAACAAAGCTAGG AGAAAACTATTACCAAGAAGGTAACGTAGTGTACCCGAGGCTCAAGGTTCTGGAAGCATATAAACGAGCTCTCACCACATGGGCCAAATGGGTCGACAAGAACATCGACCGCAACCAAACCCATGTTGTGTTTAGAGGCTATTCCGAAACACATTTCAg AGGAGGGCCATGGAACTCAGGAGGACAATGCCATAACGAAACAGAACCGATCTATAACACGCATTACTTAAAAAAGTACCCTTCGAAGATGAGAGCTCTCGAGTACATCCTCCGTGATACAATGAAAACACCGGTGATTTACATGAACATAAGCCGGCTAACTGATTTTAGAAAAGATGGGCACCCTTCTATATATAGGACGGTGTACAAGACGGAAAAGGAAAAGAGAGAGGCTGTGAGCCACCAAGATTGTAGTCATTGGTGCTTGCCGGGTGTACCGGACACATGGAACCAGCTCTTGTATGTATCTCTGTTAAAGGCCGGTCTCGCGTCTAAGTGGTAG